In Streptomyces pluripotens, the genomic window TCCGGGGCTCCTTCATCTCCCGTCGCCCCGGCGACGTTCTGGGCGAGACCCGCTGGCTGGCCGAGCAGGGCGTGAAGGAGATCATGCTGGTCTCCGAGAACAACACCTCCTACGGCAAGGACCTGGGCGACATCCGCCTGCTGGAGTCGCTGCTGCCGGATCTGGCCGGCGTCGACGGTATCGAGCGGGTGCGGGTGAGCTATCTGCAGCCGGCCGAGATGCGTCCGGGACTGATCGACGTACTCACCTCCACCCCGAAGATCGCCCCCTACTTCGACCTCTCCTTCCAGCACTCCGCGCCCGGTGTGCTGCGCGCCATGCGCCGGTTCGGCGACACCGACCGCTTCCTGGAACTGCTCGACACGATCCGGAGCAAGGCCCCCGAGGCCGGCGTGCGCTCCAACTTCATCGTCGGCTTCCCCGGTGAGAGCGAGTCCGATGTGGCCGAACTGGAGCGCTTCCTGAACGGTGCCCGGATGGATGCCATCGGCGTCTTCGGCTACTCCGACGAGGAGGGCACGGAAGCGGCGACCTACGACGGCAAACTGGACGAGGATGTCATCGCCGAGCGTCTGGCGCGTGTGTCCCGGCTCGCCGAAGAACTGGTCTCACAGCGGGCCGAGGAGCGCGTTGGCGAGACCGTGCAGGTCCTGGTGGAGTCCGTCGACGAGCAGGAGGGCGTGTACGGCCGTGCTGCCCACCAGGCCCCCGAGACGGACGGGCAGGTGCTGCTCACCAGCGGCGCAGGCCTGAGCGCCGGACGCATGGTCGAGGCGAAGGTGGTCGGTACGGAAGGCGTCGACCTGGTGGCCGAGCCACTGACCGGCTCGCTCGCGTGTAGTGAGGAGGCCGGCAGATGACCGGAGTCCCGGCATCCGCCGCGGGCGGATCCTCCGGCGCGCAGGGCCCTCGGGGCTCCGCTGCCGCTGCCGACGCTGCTGCTCCCGAGGCCTCCCTTTCCGCTTCAGGTCCTGCCGGTCCGGTTTCCGGGTCCGCCCCGGCTCCCCCCGCGGGTCCCGAGGACGGTGGCCGGCCCGCGCGCGGCGGGAAGATCGCGGCTGCGGCCGTCAACCAGGCCAGTCTCTGGAACGTCGCCAATCTGCTGACCATGCTCAGGCTGGTCCTGGTACCCGGTTTCGTGGCGTTGATGCTGGCGGGCGGAGGTGACGACCCGGCCTGGCGTTCGCTGGCCTGGGCGGCCTTCGCCATTGCCATGATCACCGACCTGTTCGACGGGCACCTGGCGCGCACCTACAACCTGGTCACCGACTTCGGGAAGATCGCCGACCCCATCGCCGACAAGGCGATCATGGGGGCGGCGCTCATCTGTCTGTCCATCCTCGGTGATCTGCCCTGGTGGGTGACGATCGTGATCCTCGGCCGGGAAC contains:
- the rimO gene encoding 30S ribosomal protein S12 methylthiotransferase RimO, with the protein product MPERRTVALVTLGCARNEVDSEELAGRLEADGWQLVEDAADADVAVVNTCGFVEAAKKDSVDALLEANDLKDHGRTQAVVAVGCMAERYGKELAEALPEADGVLGFDDYTDISDRLQTILSGGIHASHTPRDRRKLLPVSPVERQESAASIALPGHGPADLPEGVAPASGPRAPLRRRLDGSPVASVKLASGCDRRCSFCAIPTFRGSFISRRPGDVLGETRWLAEQGVKEIMLVSENNTSYGKDLGDIRLLESLLPDLAGVDGIERVRVSYLQPAEMRPGLIDVLTSTPKIAPYFDLSFQHSAPGVLRAMRRFGDTDRFLELLDTIRSKAPEAGVRSNFIVGFPGESESDVAELERFLNGARMDAIGVFGYSDEEGTEAATYDGKLDEDVIAERLARVSRLAEELVSQRAEERVGETVQVLVESVDEQEGVYGRAAHQAPETDGQVLLTSGAGLSAGRMVEAKVVGTEGVDLVAEPLTGSLACSEEAGR
- the pgsA gene encoding CDP-diacylglycerol--glycerol-3-phosphate 3-phosphatidyltransferase, producing the protein MTGVPASAAGGSSGAQGPRGSAAAADAAAPEASLSASGPAGPVSGSAPAPPAGPEDGGRPARGGKIAAAAVNQASLWNVANLLTMLRLVLVPGFVALMLAGGGDDPAWRSLAWAAFAIAMITDLFDGHLARTYNLVTDFGKIADPIADKAIMGAALICLSILGDLPWWVTIVILGRELGVTLLRFLVIRYGVIPASRGGKLKTLTQGVAVGMYVLALTGWLASLRFWVMAAAVLLTVATGLDYVRQAIVLRRRGIAERAAVSEGKEA